A section of the Rossellomorea marisflavi genome encodes:
- a CDS encoding DUF2500 domain-containing protein produces MGETGDIMFDVVPVLVGIGFVVILGVILIQVFKGVGEWSRNNQSPRLSSRAEVVSKRTEVHGGGGDSRAHTSYYMTFQVESGDRMEMHVKGPEYGMLAEGDEGLLTFQGTRYLGFERKSE; encoded by the coding sequence ATGGGCGAGACAGGCGATATCATGTTCGACGTCGTGCCGGTCCTAGTAGGGATAGGTTTCGTCGTTATATTAGGTGTTATCTTGATTCAGGTTTTCAAAGGTGTGGGCGAATGGAGTAGGAACAATCAGTCTCCGCGCCTGTCATCCAGGGCCGAAGTCGTGTCGAAGCGGACAGAGGTTCACGGCGGCGGCGGAGATTCGCGGGCACACACCAGCTATTACATGACATTTCAAGTGGAAAGCGGCGATCGGATGGAGATGCACGTCAAGGGCCCAGAATACGGCATGCTTGCAGAAGGTGACGAAGGACTCCTTACCTTCCAGGGCACTCGCTATCTCGGTTTCGAAAGGAAAAGCGAATAA
- a CDS encoding ABC transporter ATP-binding protein, translating to MKVIHFLKPYRMAMAVAWLFMLTELAVELFNPLFMAKIIDDGVMTGDLDLVLKWGAIMVAMSLFAFLSGIANSFFAAHTSQGFGYDLRGALYEKVQSFSKSSFQHLPASSLITRMTNDVRQIQNTIFMSLRIMLRAPLLVVGSTIMALLVNARLTLILLVIIPVLWLFLVWVLKKGWGLFGKVQIRLDRVNEVMKENLSGMRLIKAYTRGQYEESRFGEANDSLKDRTMTALRFMEIIMPLLMLVMNMALLYILWHGSERVAAGGVQVGEVVAIVTYVTRISSVFSIFSFIITSFSRAKASSGRVGEVLNTTVDITDHEGAAGQVVKGEVVFKDVSFRYPGTDEYALEDVTFTLQSGETMAVLGATGSGKTSMFQLIPRLYDPQSGEIEIDGQPLGSIPLNTLRTSIGFVPQEAVLFSGTIAENLLWGKEGASQEEMEQAAKDAQIHDTISQLPRGYETVLGQKGVNLSGGQKQRLSIARALIRKPAILMLDDSTSALDMKTEAKLIHALKGYECTTMIITQKVGTAIGADIILLLEDGKLIAHGNHQSLMTDSPLYREIYQSQFGEEGQHVKTR from the coding sequence ATGAAGGTCATACATTTTCTGAAGCCTTATCGCATGGCCATGGCTGTAGCGTGGCTGTTCATGCTCACAGAACTCGCTGTGGAGCTTTTCAACCCATTATTCATGGCGAAGATCATTGATGACGGAGTCATGACCGGGGATCTGGATCTCGTGCTGAAATGGGGTGCCATCATGGTGGCCATGTCCTTATTCGCATTCCTCTCCGGCATCGCCAATTCTTTTTTCGCAGCCCATACCAGTCAGGGCTTCGGGTATGATTTGAGAGGGGCCCTTTATGAAAAGGTCCAGTCATTCTCCAAATCGAGCTTTCAACACCTTCCCGCGTCTTCCCTCATCACGAGGATGACCAATGATGTCAGGCAGATTCAAAATACCATTTTCATGAGTCTCCGGATCATGCTGAGGGCTCCACTCCTGGTCGTGGGGTCCACCATCATGGCCCTCTTGGTGAATGCCAGGCTCACCTTGATCCTGCTCGTGATCATCCCTGTGCTGTGGCTATTCCTCGTCTGGGTCCTCAAAAAGGGCTGGGGCTTGTTCGGGAAGGTTCAGATCCGTCTTGACCGGGTGAATGAAGTCATGAAAGAGAACCTCTCAGGCATGAGACTGATCAAGGCATATACTCGGGGGCAATATGAAGAATCCCGTTTTGGTGAAGCCAATGATTCCCTCAAGGATCGAACGATGACAGCCCTCCGCTTCATGGAAATCATCATGCCTTTACTGATGCTCGTTATGAACATGGCCCTCCTGTATATCCTTTGGCATGGCAGTGAACGAGTTGCGGCTGGAGGAGTACAAGTAGGGGAAGTGGTTGCCATTGTCACCTATGTAACCCGGATTTCATCGGTGTTCTCCATCTTCTCGTTCATCATCACTAGCTTTTCACGTGCGAAGGCATCATCGGGCCGGGTGGGGGAAGTATTGAACACCACTGTCGATATTACGGATCATGAAGGGGCAGCAGGTCAGGTGGTAAAAGGGGAGGTTGTATTCAAGGATGTTTCCTTCCGGTACCCTGGCACGGATGAATACGCCCTAGAGGATGTTACATTCACCCTTCAGTCCGGTGAGACGATGGCAGTACTCGGGGCGACTGGTTCCGGTAAGACGTCCATGTTCCAGCTGATCCCGAGGCTGTACGACCCTCAATCCGGTGAAATTGAAATCGATGGCCAGCCCCTGGGAAGCATCCCTCTGAATACGCTCAGGACTTCAATCGGCTTCGTCCCTCAGGAAGCCGTCTTATTCTCGGGGACCATTGCCGAAAATCTTCTCTGGGGAAAAGAAGGCGCATCACAAGAAGAGATGGAACAGGCGGCAAAGGACGCTCAGATCCACGATACCATCAGCCAGCTCCCGCGGGGATATGAAACGGTTCTCGGCCAAAAAGGTGTGAATCTTTCCGGGGGTCAAAAGCAGCGCCTTTCCATTGCGCGTGCTTTGATCAGAAAGCCGGCAATCCTCATGCTCGACGACAGTACGAGTGCCTTGGATATGAAAACCGAGGCGAAGCTCATTCATGCGCTAAAAGGGTATGAATGCACAACCATGATCATCACCCAAAAGGTAGGGACCGCCATAGGGGCGGATATCATCCTTCTCCTTGAAGACGGAAAGCTGATCGCCCATGGTAATCACCAATCACTTATGACAGACTCCCCGTTGTACCGCGAAATTTACCAATCTCAGTTCGGAGAGGAGGGGCAGCATGTCAAGACACGTTAG
- a CDS encoding ABC transporter ATP-binding protein, with amino-acid sequence MSRHVRKKLGKHDKAKDMKGTLHRIWDYLSRQRVLLYMVIVMVVISSAASLLGPFLVGKAIDDYVVTREITGLGRLLIALILIYILHSISVWFQNYWMIGIAQETVHRMRKDLFHQLHQLSIPFFDKRKHGELMSRVTNDIDNVSATLNSSFIQIISSFLTLLGTISVMLWLSPLLTLITLTVVPLMVFGMKWITKRTGPLFKEYQGNIGELNGYIEETISGHSIIKTFSREETAIQEFKEKNEKLRKAGFWADTYSGFIPKLMNVLNNLSFAVIAGIGGLFAIKGYITIGVIVIFAEYARQFTRPLNELANQYNTLLSAIAGAERVFQIIDEEPEAVDEADAVELSEVTGEVVFDHVSFGYSEDEMILDDVSFVISPGETVALVGPTGAGKTTITNLISRFYERNAGDILIDGVDLSSVKRKSLRSHMGFVLQDSLLFQGTIMENIRYGRLDATDEEVEEAAKLANAHSFIRKLPGGYHTVLSEGSISQGQKQLLSIARAILSDPSILVLDEATSSIDTITEMKIQEALKRLMEGRTSVVVAHRLNTIRQADQILVLDGGKIIERGSHDHLIKLDGFYAGLYHSQLKESI; translated from the coding sequence ATGTCAAGACACGTTAGAAAGAAGCTGGGGAAACATGATAAAGCGAAGGATATGAAAGGCACCCTGCATAGGATCTGGGATTACCTTTCACGCCAGCGGGTGCTTCTCTATATGGTCATCGTCATGGTGGTCATCAGTTCCGCTGCATCGCTCCTCGGTCCGTTCCTTGTAGGGAAGGCCATCGATGACTATGTCGTCACGCGTGAAATTACCGGACTCGGACGTTTGCTCATCGCCCTGATCCTGATCTATATTCTTCACTCCATCTCTGTGTGGTTCCAAAACTATTGGATGATCGGGATTGCGCAGGAAACGGTACACCGGATGAGGAAAGATTTGTTCCACCAGCTGCATCAGCTTTCGATCCCATTCTTCGATAAGAGGAAGCACGGGGAGTTGATGAGTCGTGTGACAAACGATATCGATAACGTAAGTGCCACGCTGAATAGTTCGTTCATTCAGATCATTTCAAGTTTCCTGACCCTCCTTGGGACCATATCGGTCATGCTATGGTTGAGCCCTCTGTTGACGTTGATCACACTGACGGTCGTGCCCCTCATGGTATTCGGCATGAAGTGGATCACGAAGAGGACGGGTCCCCTTTTCAAGGAATACCAAGGAAATATCGGTGAACTGAACGGATACATCGAGGAGACGATTTCCGGTCACAGCATCATCAAAACCTTCTCCCGTGAAGAGACCGCCATACAGGAATTCAAGGAAAAGAACGAAAAGCTGAGGAAGGCCGGTTTTTGGGCCGACACGTATTCGGGGTTCATCCCGAAGCTCATGAATGTATTGAACAACTTGAGTTTTGCCGTCATTGCCGGGATCGGAGGGCTCTTTGCCATCAAGGGCTACATCACGATCGGGGTCATTGTCATTTTTGCAGAGTATGCGAGGCAATTCACCAGGCCGCTGAATGAGCTGGCGAATCAGTATAATACGCTCCTCTCGGCCATTGCCGGTGCCGAAAGGGTTTTCCAGATCATTGATGAGGAACCTGAGGCAGTCGATGAAGCGGACGCGGTGGAACTGTCCGAAGTGACTGGTGAAGTGGTCTTTGATCATGTTTCCTTTGGGTATAGCGAAGACGAGATGATCCTCGATGATGTTTCATTTGTAATTTCGCCAGGAGAAACCGTAGCGCTTGTCGGCCCGACTGGAGCCGGCAAGACGACTATCACGAATCTGATTTCCAGATTCTACGAACGGAATGCAGGTGACATCCTCATAGATGGGGTGGACCTGTCTTCGGTTAAGCGGAAGAGCCTCCGCTCGCATATGGGGTTCGTCCTGCAGGACAGCCTCCTGTTCCAAGGCACCATCATGGAGAACATCCGATATGGACGCCTGGATGCGACAGATGAAGAAGTGGAGGAGGCGGCAAAACTGGCCAATGCTCACTCCTTTATCAGGAAGCTTCCCGGAGGTTATCATACGGTGTTGAGCGAGGGGAGTATCAGTCAGGGGCAGAAGCAGCTGCTGTCCATTGCGAGGGCAATCCTCTCCGATCCGTCCATCCTTGTTCTGGATGAGGCTACGAGCAGCATTGATACAATCACGGAAATGAAGATACAAGAAGCGCTGAAACGATTGATGGAAGGACGCACAAGTGTCGTTGTGGCACACCGGTTGAATACGATACGGCAGGCAGATCAGATTCTTGTTCTGGACGGTGGGAAAATCATTGAACGCGGTTCACACGATCACCTGATCAAGCTGGATGGATTTTATGCGGGTCTCTATCATAGTCAGCTGAAGGAAAGTATATAA